A single window of Bos javanicus breed banteng chromosome 19, ARS-OSU_banteng_1.0, whole genome shotgun sequence DNA harbors:
- the LOC133232400 gene encoding keratin-associated protein 9-1-like, whose protein sequence is MTHSCCSPCCQPICRTTCCESSCCKPCCPPTCCQTTCCRTTCCKPTCVTTCCQPSCCSKPCCQPTCCESICCQPSCPPTCYQTSETTCCRTTCCKPTCVTTCCQPTCCVSSSCGQTFSGSSCGQPCCQPACCAPVYCRRICYHPTCCCLPGCQDQSCGSSCYQPSCC, encoded by the coding sequence ATGACCCACTCGTGCTGCTCCCCGTGCTGTCAGCCCATCTGCAGGACCACTTGCTGTGAGTCCAGCTGCTGCAAGCCCTGCTGCCCCCCAACTTGCTGTCAAACCACCTGCTGCAGGACCACCTGCTGCAAACCTACTTGTGTGACCACCTGCTGCCAGCCCAGCTGTTGCAGCAAACCCTGCTGTCAGCCCACCTGCTGTGAGTCCATCTGCTGCCAGCCCTCCTGCCCTCCAACTTGCTATCAAACTAGTGAAACCACCTGCTGTAGGACCACCTGCTGCAAGCCTACTTGTGTGACCACCTGCTGTCAGCCCACCTGCTGTGTGTCCAGCAGCTGTGGACAAACCTTCAGTGGGTCCAGCTGCGGCCAGCCTTGCTGTCAGCCAGCTTGCTGTGCACCTGTGTACTGCCGAAGAATCTGCTACCACCCCACGTGCTGCTGCCTGCCTGGGTGCCAAGACCAGAGCTGTGGATCCAGCTGCTACCAGCCTTCCTGTTGCTGA